In the Anser cygnoides isolate HZ-2024a breed goose chromosome 27, Taihu_goose_T2T_genome, whole genome shotgun sequence genome, one interval contains:
- the FSD1 gene encoding fibronectin type III and SPRY domain-containing protein 1: MGDQEALRKIITTLAVKNEEIQNFIYSLKQMLQNVEDNSARVQEDLEGEFQSLYALLDELKDGMLTKIKQDRASRTYELQAQLAACAKALESSEELLETANQTLETANNHDFTQAAKQIKDSVTMAPAFRLSLKAKVSDNMSHLMVDFAQERRLLQALAFLPVPSTPEIDLAESLVADNCVTLAWRMPDEDSKIDHYVLEYRRTNFEGPPRAKEDQPWMVVEGIKGTEYTLSGLKFDMKYMNFRVRACNKAVAGEFSEPVTLETRAFMFRLDASTCHQNLRVEELSVEWDATGGKVQDVKAREKDGKGRTASPANSPARVVQSPKRMSSGRGGRDRFTAESYTVLGDTLIDGDDHYWEVRYDRDSKAFGVGVAYRSLGKFDQLGKTSASWCLHLNNWLQVSFSAKHANKAKVLDVPVPDCIGVYCNFHEGFLSFYNARTKQLLHTFKARFTQPVLPAFMVWCGSFHVTSGLQVPSAVKCLQKRNSTASSSTASLP; this comes from the exons aTGGGCGACCAG GAGGCGCTGCGGAAGATCATCACCACGCTGGCCGTGAAGAATGAGGAGATCCAGAACTTCATCTACTCCCTCAAGCAGATGCTGCAGAATGTGGAG GACAACTCGGCGCGGGTGCAGGAGGACCTGGAGGGGGAGTTCCAGTCGCTGTACGCGCTGCTGGACGAGCTGAAGGACGGCATGCTGACCAAGATCAAGCAGGACCGCGCCAGCCGCACCTACGAGCTGCAG GCGCAGCTGGCGGCTTGCGCCAAGGCGCTGGAGAGCtcggaggagctgctggagacgGCCAACCAGACCCTGGAGACAGCCAACAACCACGACTTCACCCAG GCTGCCAAACAGATCAAGGATAG CGTGACGATGGCCCCCGCCTTCCGCCTCTCGCTCAAGGCCAAGGTGAGCGACAACATGAGCCATCTGATGGTGGATTTTGCCCAGGAGCGCCGCCTGCTCCAGGCCCTCGCCTTCCTGCCAG TGCCCAGCACCCCCGAAATCGACCTGGCGGAGTCGCTGGTGGCCGACAACTGCGTGACGCTGGCCTGGAGGATGCCCGACGAGGACAGCAAGATCGACCACTACGTGCTGGAGTACCGCAGGACCAACTTCGAGGGGCCGCCCCGCGCCAAGGAGGACCAGCCCTGGATGGTGGTCGAGGGCATCAAGGGCACCGAGTACACCCTGTCCG GGCTGAAGTTTGACATGAAGTACATGAATTTCCGCGTGCGGGCGTGTAACAAGGCCGTGGCGGGCGAGTTCTCGGAGCCGGTCACTTTGGAGACGAGAG CATTCATGTTCCGGCTGGACGCCAGCACGTGCCACCAGAACCTGCGGGTGGAGGAGCTCAGCGTGGAGTGGGACGCCACGGGCGGCAAGGTGCAGGACGTCAAGGCGCGCGAGAAGGACGGCAAGGGCAGGACGGCCTCGCCCGCCAACTCGCCCGCCAG GGTCGTGCAGTCCCCCAAGAGGATGTCCTCGGGGCGTGGGGGCAGAGACCGCTTCACCGCCGAGTCCTACACGGTGCTGG GCGACACGCTGATCGACGGGGACGACCACTACTGGGAGGTGCGGTACGACCGCGACAGCAAGGCCTTCGGCGTGGGGGTGGCATACCGCAGCCTCGGCAAGTTTGACCAGCTGGGAAAAACCTCGGCCTCGTGGTGCCTCCACCTCAACAACTGGCTGCAGGTCAGCTTCAGCGCCAAGCACGCCAACAAGGCCAAGGTGCTGGACGTGCCCGTGCCCGACTGCATCGGCGTCTACTGCAACTTCCACGAAG GGTTCCTGTCCTTCTACAACGCCAGGACCAAACAGCTGCTGCACACCTTCAAGGCCAGGTTCACGCAGCCGGTGCTGCCCGCCTTCATG GTCTGGTGCGGCAGCTTCCACGTCACCTCGGGGCTGCAGGTGCCCAGCGCCGTGAAATGCCTCCAGAAACGCAACAGCACGGCCAGCAGCTCCACCGCCAGCCTGCCCTAA
- the LOC125184503 gene encoding uncharacterized protein isoform X4 codes for MTWRERARRALGALWVIQDPSEVQVTAGEGVALGCWVVAAEPLQLLRVEWLKAAGHGVLCSARMGPAATPAPCSPRLRLAWQPPSATLSILRARPGDAGCYVCRVTLEIPRYATATGNGTVLTVSAAADAGHGAGLAWGLVGALGGAFLLLGLAVLGYRHWHRRTDTAIYLNVLPRSARTPKK; via the exons ATGACTTGGCGAGAGCGAGCACGGCGCGCGT TGGGCGCCCTGTGGGTGATCCAGGACCCGTCGGAGGTGCAGGTGACGGCGGGCGAAGGGGtggccctggggtgctgggtggTGGCGGCGGagcctctgcagctgctccgCGTCGAGTGGCTGAAGGCCGCGGGGCACGGGGTGCTCTGCAGCGCCCGCAtgggccccgccgccaccccggccccctgcagcccccgcctGCGCCTCGCCTGGCAGCCCCCCTCCGCCACCCTCAGCATCCTGCGGGCACGGCCGGGCGACGCGGGGTGCTACGTCTGCCGGGTCACCCTCGAGATCCCCCGCTACGCCACCGCCACCGGCAACGGCACCGTGCTCACAGTCAGCGCAG CAGCTGACGCAGGACATGGGGCAG GGCTGGCGTGGGGGCTGgtgggggccctggggggcgCCTTCCTGCTCCTCGGGCTGGCCGTCCTCGGCTACCGGCACTGGCACAGGAGAACAG ACACAGCCATCTACCTGAACGTGCTGCCCCGCTCGGCGCGGACCCCCAAGAAGTGA
- the LOC125184503 gene encoding uncharacterized protein isoform X6: MWGLGVLVPLLGVGALWVIQDPSEVQPPSATLSILRARPGDAGCYVCRVTLEIPRYATATGNGTVLTVSAAADAGHGAGLAWGLVGALGGAFLLLGLAVLGYRHWHRRTDTAIYLNVLPRSARTPKK; this comes from the exons atgtgggggcttGGGGTCCTCGTCCCCCTCCTCGGTG TGGGCGCCCTGTGGGTGATCCAGGACCCGTCGGAGGTGCAG CCCCCCTCCGCCACCCTCAGCATCCTGCGGGCACGGCCGGGCGACGCGGGGTGCTACGTCTGCCGGGTCACCCTCGAGATCCCCCGCTACGCCACCGCCACCGGCAACGGCACCGTGCTCACAGTCAGCGCAG CAGCTGACGCAGGACATGGGGCAG GGCTGGCGTGGGGGCTGgtgggggccctggggggcgCCTTCCTGCTCCTCGGGCTGGCCGTCCTCGGCTACCGGCACTGGCACAGGAGAACAG ACACAGCCATCTACCTGAACGTGCTGCCCCGCTCGGCGCGGACCCCCAAGAAGTGA
- the LOC125184503 gene encoding uncharacterized protein isoform X3, producing the protein MWGLGVLVPLLGVGALWVIQDPSEVQVTAGEGVALGCWVVAAEPLQLLRVEWLKAAGHGVLCSARMGPAATPAPCSPRLRLAWQPPSATLSILRARPGDAGCYVCRVTLEIPRYATATGNGTVLTVSAAADAGHGAGLAWGLVGALGGAFLLLGLAVLGYRHWHRRTDTAIYLNVLPRSARTPKK; encoded by the exons atgtgggggcttGGGGTCCTCGTCCCCCTCCTCGGTG TGGGCGCCCTGTGGGTGATCCAGGACCCGTCGGAGGTGCAGGTGACGGCGGGCGAAGGGGtggccctggggtgctgggtggTGGCGGCGGagcctctgcagctgctccgCGTCGAGTGGCTGAAGGCCGCGGGGCACGGGGTGCTCTGCAGCGCCCGCAtgggccccgccgccaccccggccccctgcagcccccgcctGCGCCTCGCCTGGCAGCCCCCCTCCGCCACCCTCAGCATCCTGCGGGCACGGCCGGGCGACGCGGGGTGCTACGTCTGCCGGGTCACCCTCGAGATCCCCCGCTACGCCACCGCCACCGGCAACGGCACCGTGCTCACAGTCAGCGCAG CAGCTGACGCAGGACATGGGGCAG GGCTGGCGTGGGGGCTGgtgggggccctggggggcgCCTTCCTGCTCCTCGGGCTGGCCGTCCTCGGCTACCGGCACTGGCACAGGAGAACAG ACACAGCCATCTACCTGAACGTGCTGCCCCGCTCGGCGCGGACCCCCAAGAAGTGA
- the LOC125184503 gene encoding uncharacterized protein isoform X5 gives MVAPGGGTPREQPDPPAPRPRGHRAVTRAPFPAVGALWVIQDPSEVQPPSATLSILRARPGDAGCYVCRVTLEIPRYATATGNGTVLTVSAAADAGHGAGLAWGLVGALGGAFLLLGLAVLGYRHWHRRTDTAIYLNVLPRSARTPKK, from the exons atggtggcaccggggggggggacaccccgggAGCAGCCAgacccccctgctccccgtcccCGGGGCCACCGCGCCGTGACCCGAGCGCCGTTCCCCGCAGTGGGCGCCCTGTGGGTGATCCAGGACCCGTCGGAGGTGCAG CCCCCCTCCGCCACCCTCAGCATCCTGCGGGCACGGCCGGGCGACGCGGGGTGCTACGTCTGCCGGGTCACCCTCGAGATCCCCCGCTACGCCACCGCCACCGGCAACGGCACCGTGCTCACAGTCAGCGCAG CAGCTGACGCAGGACATGGGGCAG GGCTGGCGTGGGGGCTGgtgggggccctggggggcgCCTTCCTGCTCCTCGGGCTGGCCGTCCTCGGCTACCGGCACTGGCACAGGAGAACAG ACACAGCCATCTACCTGAACGTGCTGCCCCGCTCGGCGCGGACCCCCAAGAAGTGA
- the LOC125184503 gene encoding uncharacterized protein isoform X1, whose translation MVAPGGGTPREQPDPPAPRPRGHRAVTRAPFPAVGALWVIQDPSEVQVTAGEGVALGCWVVAAEPLQLLRVEWLKAAGHGVLCSARMGPAATPAPCSPRLRLAWQPPSATLSILRARPGDAGCYVCRVTLEIPRYATATGNGTVLTVSAAADAGHGAGLAWGLVGALGGAFLLLGLAVLGYRHWHRRTDTAIYLNVLPRSARTPKK comes from the exons atggtggcaccggggggggggacaccccgggAGCAGCCAgacccccctgctccccgtcccCGGGGCCACCGCGCCGTGACCCGAGCGCCGTTCCCCGCAGTGGGCGCCCTGTGGGTGATCCAGGACCCGTCGGAGGTGCAGGTGACGGCGGGCGAAGGGGtggccctggggtgctgggtggTGGCGGCGGagcctctgcagctgctccgCGTCGAGTGGCTGAAGGCCGCGGGGCACGGGGTGCTCTGCAGCGCCCGCAtgggccccgccgccaccccggccccctgcagcccccgcctGCGCCTCGCCTGGCAGCCCCCCTCCGCCACCCTCAGCATCCTGCGGGCACGGCCGGGCGACGCGGGGTGCTACGTCTGCCGGGTCACCCTCGAGATCCCCCGCTACGCCACCGCCACCGGCAACGGCACCGTGCTCACAGTCAGCGCAG CAGCTGACGCAGGACATGGGGCAG GGCTGGCGTGGGGGCTGgtgggggccctggggggcgCCTTCCTGCTCCTCGGGCTGGCCGTCCTCGGCTACCGGCACTGGCACAGGAGAACAG ACACAGCCATCTACCTGAACGTGCTGCCCCGCTCGGCGCGGACCCCCAAGAAGTGA
- the LOC125184503 gene encoding uncharacterized protein isoform X2: MVAPGGGTPREQPDPPAPRPRGHRAVTRAPFPAVGALWVIQDPSEVQVTAGEGVALGCWVVAAEPLQLLRVEWLKAAGHGVLCSARMGPAATPAPCSPRLRLAWQPPSATLSILRARPGDAGCYVCRVTLEIPRYATATGNGTVLTVSAADAGHGAGLAWGLVGALGGAFLLLGLAVLGYRHWHRRTDTAIYLNVLPRSARTPKK; this comes from the exons atggtggcaccggggggggggacaccccgggAGCAGCCAgacccccctgctccccgtcccCGGGGCCACCGCGCCGTGACCCGAGCGCCGTTCCCCGCAGTGGGCGCCCTGTGGGTGATCCAGGACCCGTCGGAGGTGCAGGTGACGGCGGGCGAAGGGGtggccctggggtgctgggtggTGGCGGCGGagcctctgcagctgctccgCGTCGAGTGGCTGAAGGCCGCGGGGCACGGGGTGCTCTGCAGCGCCCGCAtgggccccgccgccaccccggccccctgcagcccccgcctGCGCCTCGCCTGGCAGCCCCCCTCCGCCACCCTCAGCATCCTGCGGGCACGGCCGGGCGACGCGGGGTGCTACGTCTGCCGGGTCACCCTCGAGATCCCCCGCTACGCCACCGCCACCGGCAACGGCACCGTGCTCACAGTCAGCGCAG CTGACGCAGGACATGGGGCAG GGCTGGCGTGGGGGCTGgtgggggccctggggggcgCCTTCCTGCTCCTCGGGCTGGCCGTCCTCGGCTACCGGCACTGGCACAGGAGAACAG ACACAGCCATCTACCTGAACGTGCTGCCCCGCTCGGCGCGGACCCCCAAGAAGTGA
- the SHD gene encoding SH2 domain-containing adapter protein D — MAKWLREYLGRGARRSPPRPPQPDYSGTGTGTPPAAPPGAAASPRHRLVRVGGAGPGGGRRRPEQCPNESEYSEPFEGEQDVVPEGGTEDPGEAAGCPQQGEEGKRPRARRGPQLYDTPYEGWEKAAEGAGGGAARDSRLPRDDERPADEYDQPWEWKKDHISRAFAVQFESPERSPSLSRQPPRPPRPPPGSRPGCPPSPGHVDTSLPLEKQTWYHGPIGRAGAETLLALCREGSFLVRDCETSPEDYSLSLRSSHGFVHVKLTRTRERHFVLGRAGAAFPSVPEAVRHYTARALPIRGARHLSLLYPVAAQPL; from the exons ATGGCCAAGTGGCTCCGGGAGTACCTTGGCCGGGGGGCCCggcgctcccccccccggccgccccaaCCCGATTACAGCGGtaccggcaccgggaccccccccgcggctccccccggtgccgccgcttCCCCCCGGCACCGCTTGGTGCgggtggggggcgcggggccgggggggggccgccgccgACCGGAGCAG TGCCCCAACGAGAGCGAGTACTCGGAGCCCTTCGAGGGGGAGCAGGACGTGGTGCCCGAGGGGGGCACCGAGGACCCCGGGGAGGCTGCAG GGTGCCCGCAGCAGGGCGAGGAGGGCAAGCGGCCGAGAGCCCGGCGGGGGCCCCAGCTCTACGACACCCCCTACGAGGGGTGGGAGAAGGCGGCCgagggcgcgggggggggcgcagcccgGGACAGCCGCCTGCCCCGCGACGACGAGCGCCCAGCCGATGAGTACGACCAGCCCTGGGAGTGGAAGAAGGACCACATCTCGCGGGCGTTCGCAG TGCAGTTTGAGAGCCCCGAGCGCTCCCCCAGCCTGTCCCGGCagccgccgcggcccccccggccccccccaggcAGCAGACCGGGCTGCCCGCCCAGCCCGGGGCACGTGGACACCTCGCTGCCGCTGGAGAAGCAGAC GTGGTACCACGGCCCCATCGGGCGGGCGGGTGCGGAGACGCTGCTGGCGCTGTGCCGCGAGGGCAGCTTCTTGGTGCGGGACTGCGAGACCAGCCCCGAGGACTACTCGCTCTCGCTCAG gagcagccACGGCTTCGTGCACGTGAAGCTCACGAGGACGCGGGAGCGACACTTCGTGCTGGGGCGCGCGGGGGCCGCCTTCCCCTCGGTGCCCGAGGCCGTGAGGCACTACACAGCGCGGGCGCTGCCCATCCGCGGCGCCCGCCACCTCTCCCTGCTCTACCCGGTGGCCGCGCAGCCCCTGTGA